A DNA window from Danio aesculapii chromosome 14, fDanAes4.1, whole genome shotgun sequence contains the following coding sequences:
- the itln3 gene encoding intelectin 3, producing the protein MLRFLFVLMCLLHTMLGVMGAVTPKPILVNGTYINPELGKYHARLRSIARSCLEIKEKHGATQDGMYILTTESGSYYQTFCDMTTAGGGWTLVASVHENNINGKCSFGDRWSSQQGNDQSLPEGEASWANTATFGTAEGSTSDDYKNPGYYDISAQDVSVWHVPNNEQLKKWTSSAILRYHTESQFLKEHGGNLYHVFKKYPVRFGAGQCKSDMGPSSTVVYDTGDKDSTSNLYGPSVRDEFESGFITFRVFNTDHSAMAMCSGVKPSGCNTQHYCIGGGGFFAQPEQCGDFTALDLKETFKQPTESAVLLFYR; encoded by the exons ATGCTGCGCTTCCTGTTCGTCCTCATGTGCCTTTTGCACACAA TGCTGGGTGTTATGGGAGCTGTCACCCCAAAGCCAATTCTTGTCAATGGTACCTACATAAACCCAGAATTAGGCAAGTATCATGCTAGGTTGAGAAGCATCGCTCGGAGCTGCCTGGAAATTAAAGAAAAACATGGTGCAACACAGG ATGGCATGTACATCCTGACAACAGAGAGCGGCTCATATTACCAGACTTTCTGTGACATGACCACAGCCGGAGGTGGATGGACTCTTGTGGCCAGCGTCCATGAGAACAACATCAATGGGAAATGCTCTTTCGGCGATCGCTGGTCATCCCAGCAGGGAAATGACCAAAGCCTGCCTGAAGGAGAAGCATCATGGGCAAACACTGCTACATTTGGCACTGCAGAGGGCTCTACCAGTGACGACTACAAG AATCCTGGATATTATGACATTTCTGCACAAGACGTGTCAGTGTGGCACGTTCCCAATAATGAGCAATTGAAAAAGTGGACTTCTTCTGCCATCCTGCGCTACCATACTGAAAGCCAGTTCCTGAAGGAGCATGGGGGAAACCTTTACCACGTATTCAAG AAATACCCTGTGCGGTTTGGAGCAGGACAGTGTAAGAGTGATATGGGACCCAGCAGTACAGTGGTGTATGATACCGGAGACAAAGATTCCACTTCAAACCTATATGGACCATCTGTTAGAG ATGAGTTTGAATCCGGCTTTATCACGTTCAGAGTGTTTAACACTGATCACTCAGCCATGGCTATGTGCTCTGGAGTTAAACCTTCTGGATGCAACACTCAACAT TATTGTATTGGCGGAGGAGGGTTTTTCGCACAGCCTGAGCAGTGTGGAGACTTCACAGCACTGGACCTAAAAGAAACATTCAAACAACCCACTGAGTCAGCTGTACTTCTCTTCTACCGTTAA